The Vidua chalybeata isolate OUT-0048 chromosome 24, bVidCha1 merged haplotype, whole genome shotgun sequence genome includes a window with the following:
- the SARS1 gene encoding serine--tRNA ligase, cytoplasmic isoform X1: MVLDLDLFRADKGGDPAMVRDMQRKRFKDPALVDALVRADGAWRRCRFRADNLNKLKNLCSKTIGDKMKKKEPAGTDESVPESAQNLDELTADILGCLQVSQIKKIRLLIDEAILECDSERLRLEAERFESLREIGNLLHPSVPISNDEDVDNKVERVWGDCSCRKKYSHVDLVVMVDGYEGEKGAVVAGSRGYFLKGPLVFLEQALIQYALQSLRARGYTPVYTPFFMRKEVMQEVAQLSQFDEELYKVIGKGSERAEDSSIDEKYLIATSEQPIAALHRDEWLRPEDLPLKYAGLSTCFRQEVGSHGRDTRGIFRVHQFEKIEQFVYSSPHDNKSWEIFEEMMATAEEFYQSLGIPYHIVNIVSGSLNHAASKKLDLEAWFPGSGAFRELVSCSNCTDYQARRLRIRYGQTKKMMDKVEFVHMLNATMCATTRTICAILENHQTPEGIRIPEKLQNFMPPDLRELIPFIKPAPIEQELSKKQKKQQEGAGKKKAGGGRDQVLEEQMKNMEV, translated from the exons ATGGTGCTGGACCTGGACCTATTCCGCGCCGACAAGGGCGGAGACCCCGCCATGGTGCGGGACATGCAGCGCAAGCGCTTCAAGGACCCCGCGCTGGTGGATGCGCTGGTGCGAGCGGACGGCGCCTGGCGGAGGT GCAGGTTTCGTGCCGACAACCTGAACAAGCTGAAGAACCTGTGCAGCAAAACCATTGGGGACAAGATGAAG AAAAAGGAGCCAGCAGGGACGGATGAATCTGTACCAGAGAGTGCACAGAACCTGGATGAACTCACAGCTGATATCCTGGGG TGTCTCCAGGTATCCCAGATAAAGAAAATTCGGCTGCTCATTGATGAGGCCATTCTGGAATGTGACTCTGAGCGCCTGCGGCTGGAGGCTGAACGCTTTGAGAGCCTCCGGGAGATTGGAAACCTCCTGCACCCCTCTGTGCCCATTAGCAATGACGAG GATGTGGACAACAAGGTGGAGCGGGTGTGGGGtgactgcagctgcaggaagaagTATTCTCATGTGGATCTGGTGGTGATGGTGGATGGCtatgagggggaaaagggcgCTGTGGTGGCTGGCAGCCGTGGCTACTTCCTTAAG GGCCCACTGGTGTTCCTGGAGCAGGCGCTGATCCAGTATGCGCTGCAGAGCCTCCGGGCCCGGGGGTACACTCCAGTGTACACCCCCTTCTTCATGCGCAAGGAGGTGATGCAGGAGGTGGCCCAGCTCAGCCAGTTTGATGAGGAACTTTACAAG GTGATTGGAAAGGGCAGTGAGCGGGCAGAGGACAGTTCCATTGATGAGAAGTACCTGATCGCCACGTCAGAGCAGCCTATCGCCGCCCTGCACCGTGATGAGTGGCTGCGGCCTGAGGACTTGCCCCTCAAGTACGCGGGGCTCAGCACCTGCTTCCGCCAGGAGGTGGGATCCCATGGCCGGGACACCCGCGGCATCTTCCGCGTCCACCAGTTTGAGAAG ATTGAACAGTTCGTCTATTCCTCTCCCCATGACAACAAGTCCTGGGAGATATTTGAGGAGATGATGGCCACAGCTGAGGAATTCTACCAGTCCCTCGGGATTCCCTACCACATTGTCAACATCGTCTCAG GCTCCCTGAACCATGCAGCCAGCAAAAAACTGGATCTGGAGGCCTGGTTCCCTGGCTCTGGTGCCTTCCGTGAGCTTGTCTCTTGTTCCAACTGCACTGACTACCAGGCCCGGCGCCTGCGCATCCGCTATGGCCAGACCAAGAAGATGATGGACAAG GTAGAGTTTGTGCACATGCTGAATGCCACCATGTGTGCTACCACCCGCACCATCTGTGCCATCCTGGAGAACCACCAGACTCCTGAGGGCATCCGCATCCCTGAAAAGCTCCAGAACTTCATGCCTCCAG ACCTGCGGGAGCTGATTCCATTCATCAAGCCGGCACCCATTGAGCAGGAGCTCTCCAAGAaacagaagaagcagcaggaaggagcaggcaAGAAGAAGGCAGGCGGGGGACGTGaccaggtgctggaggagcagatGAAGAACATGGAGGTCTGA
- the SARS1 gene encoding serine--tRNA ligase, cytoplasmic isoform X2, which produces MGVPVQCHFRCFPMTSLLLAALLHTINLCPPKNSRAGACRFRADNLNKLKNLCSKTIGDKMKKKEPAGTDESVPESAQNLDELTADILGCLQVSQIKKIRLLIDEAILECDSERLRLEAERFESLREIGNLLHPSVPISNDEDVDNKVERVWGDCSCRKKYSHVDLVVMVDGYEGEKGAVVAGSRGYFLKGPLVFLEQALIQYALQSLRARGYTPVYTPFFMRKEVMQEVAQLSQFDEELYKVIGKGSERAEDSSIDEKYLIATSEQPIAALHRDEWLRPEDLPLKYAGLSTCFRQEVGSHGRDTRGIFRVHQFEKIEQFVYSSPHDNKSWEIFEEMMATAEEFYQSLGIPYHIVNIVSGSLNHAASKKLDLEAWFPGSGAFRELVSCSNCTDYQARRLRIRYGQTKKMMDKVEFVHMLNATMCATTRTICAILENHQTPEGIRIPEKLQNFMPPDLRELIPFIKPAPIEQELSKKQKKQQEGAGKKKAGGGRDQVLEEQMKNMEV; this is translated from the exons ATGGGGGTCCCAGTGCAATGTCACTTCAGGTGTTTTCCAATGACATCCCTACTccttgcagctctgctccacacGATCAACCTCTGTCCTCCCAAAAACTCCAGGGCTGGTGCCT GCAGGTTTCGTGCCGACAACCTGAACAAGCTGAAGAACCTGTGCAGCAAAACCATTGGGGACAAGATGAAG AAAAAGGAGCCAGCAGGGACGGATGAATCTGTACCAGAGAGTGCACAGAACCTGGATGAACTCACAGCTGATATCCTGGGG TGTCTCCAGGTATCCCAGATAAAGAAAATTCGGCTGCTCATTGATGAGGCCATTCTGGAATGTGACTCTGAGCGCCTGCGGCTGGAGGCTGAACGCTTTGAGAGCCTCCGGGAGATTGGAAACCTCCTGCACCCCTCTGTGCCCATTAGCAATGACGAG GATGTGGACAACAAGGTGGAGCGGGTGTGGGGtgactgcagctgcaggaagaagTATTCTCATGTGGATCTGGTGGTGATGGTGGATGGCtatgagggggaaaagggcgCTGTGGTGGCTGGCAGCCGTGGCTACTTCCTTAAG GGCCCACTGGTGTTCCTGGAGCAGGCGCTGATCCAGTATGCGCTGCAGAGCCTCCGGGCCCGGGGGTACACTCCAGTGTACACCCCCTTCTTCATGCGCAAGGAGGTGATGCAGGAGGTGGCCCAGCTCAGCCAGTTTGATGAGGAACTTTACAAG GTGATTGGAAAGGGCAGTGAGCGGGCAGAGGACAGTTCCATTGATGAGAAGTACCTGATCGCCACGTCAGAGCAGCCTATCGCCGCCCTGCACCGTGATGAGTGGCTGCGGCCTGAGGACTTGCCCCTCAAGTACGCGGGGCTCAGCACCTGCTTCCGCCAGGAGGTGGGATCCCATGGCCGGGACACCCGCGGCATCTTCCGCGTCCACCAGTTTGAGAAG ATTGAACAGTTCGTCTATTCCTCTCCCCATGACAACAAGTCCTGGGAGATATTTGAGGAGATGATGGCCACAGCTGAGGAATTCTACCAGTCCCTCGGGATTCCCTACCACATTGTCAACATCGTCTCAG GCTCCCTGAACCATGCAGCCAGCAAAAAACTGGATCTGGAGGCCTGGTTCCCTGGCTCTGGTGCCTTCCGTGAGCTTGTCTCTTGTTCCAACTGCACTGACTACCAGGCCCGGCGCCTGCGCATCCGCTATGGCCAGACCAAGAAGATGATGGACAAG GTAGAGTTTGTGCACATGCTGAATGCCACCATGTGTGCTACCACCCGCACCATCTGTGCCATCCTGGAGAACCACCAGACTCCTGAGGGCATCCGCATCCCTGAAAAGCTCCAGAACTTCATGCCTCCAG ACCTGCGGGAGCTGATTCCATTCATCAAGCCGGCACCCATTGAGCAGGAGCTCTCCAAGAaacagaagaagcagcaggaaggagcaggcaAGAAGAAGGCAGGCGGGGGACGTGaccaggtgctggaggagcagatGAAGAACATGGAGGTCTGA